A window of the Salegentibacter mishustinae genome harbors these coding sequences:
- a CDS encoding peptidoglycan DD-metalloendopeptidase family protein — METTNFSEFLSQLTSGFTQVLDVNLKEEDYIVIDLSEDNVELGKVDVSSSRAFSNYIAEYLNAFGKKVAFGGYSEVRKLYKRSELFTASEDEDSNRNIHLGLDFWADAYTDVLAVLDGKIHSFNDNTNFGDYGPTIILEHTFEEKKFYSLYGHLSRASLENLILGTSIKKGEKIGQLGTAEENGDYAPHLHFQIIEEMKEKIGDFPGVTSRRDLDFYLQNCPDPNYLLKLRNS, encoded by the coding sequence ATGGAAACTACCAATTTTTCTGAATTTCTTTCGCAGCTAACTTCTGGGTTTACCCAGGTTTTAGACGTGAATTTAAAGGAAGAAGATTATATAGTAATAGATTTATCTGAAGATAATGTAGAGCTCGGGAAAGTAGATGTTTCTTCTTCCCGGGCTTTTTCTAATTATATAGCTGAATATTTAAATGCCTTCGGAAAAAAAGTCGCTTTTGGAGGTTATTCTGAAGTTCGAAAATTATATAAAAGAAGTGAACTTTTTACAGCCTCAGAAGATGAAGACTCAAATAGAAATATTCATTTGGGTCTGGATTTTTGGGCTGATGCTTATACTGATGTTTTAGCGGTTCTGGATGGTAAAATTCATAGCTTTAATGATAATACCAATTTTGGCGATTACGGACCAACAATTATTCTTGAACATACATTTGAAGAGAAGAAATTCTATTCTCTTTATGGTCATTTAAGTCGGGCTTCTTTAGAAAATTTGATTCTTGGAACTTCTATTAAAAAAGGAGAGAAAATAGGCCAGTTGGGCACCGCCGAAGAAAACGGGGATTATGCCCCACATTTACATTTCCAGATCATAGAGGAAATGAAGGAAAAAATAGGTGATTTTCCGGGAGTAACTTCAAGAAGAGACCTGGACTTTTATTTGCAAAATTGTCCAGATCCCAATTATCTACTAAAACTTAGAAATTCCTGA
- a CDS encoding DUF4097 family beta strand repeat-containing protein, translated as MKTTRYNLMFALALCLPVVLSAQTKKLNKTYKTSDNVEVKIDASHTNIVVDYWDKNEVQIEATLETGELAKEKTEELLAAWKLNTSGNASTVNISSGGGMQWNGDIDLSGLEKPLASLPQMLEPLMNNLVTPLLQSMGESMGEGMGAPLPPEFSEKMGKIKFDYEAYQKDGDEYLAKFEKEVEANFGDDFEKSMEKWASQFEKNAEKWEKNFEMKMEINEEELEKSMEKWAESFGKDMEAWGESFGAQMEARFGEDEKGKSKVIVLNNSKAKKTIKVKMPKNAKLKLDVRHGEVKLSGSTNNLRADLSHSKLNADRINGKNTNVEAAYTPVNINYWSYGIMDAKYVKNFKINKVKSIKLTSNSSNVNINELQDTGILSGNFGELNIVSLGPNFKNLDINLENSDLELGLPSSAFNFMYSGTQSDIKHPNALKLTSSESYDNKKLSGYHKSKDAGGNISIKANFSEVLLN; from the coding sequence ATGAAAACTACGAGGTATAATTTAATGTTCGCACTAGCCCTTTGCCTTCCGGTAGTGCTTAGTGCCCAAACAAAGAAGTTAAATAAAACTTATAAAACTTCAGATAATGTAGAAGTGAAAATAGATGCCAGTCATACTAATATCGTGGTAGATTACTGGGATAAAAATGAAGTTCAAATAGAAGCTACTTTAGAAACCGGTGAGCTTGCAAAAGAAAAGACAGAAGAACTTCTGGCTGCCTGGAAATTGAATACTTCAGGAAATGCTTCTACAGTTAATATTTCTTCCGGTGGGGGAATGCAGTGGAATGGAGATATAGATCTAAGCGGATTGGAAAAACCGCTGGCCAGCCTTCCGCAGATGCTGGAACCGCTAATGAATAATCTGGTAACACCTTTATTACAAAGTATGGGAGAAAGCATGGGTGAAGGTATGGGGGCGCCGCTTCCGCCAGAATTTAGTGAGAAAATGGGAAAAATAAAATTTGACTATGAAGCCTATCAAAAAGACGGCGATGAATATCTGGCAAAGTTTGAAAAAGAGGTAGAAGCCAATTTTGGAGATGACTTTGAAAAATCTATGGAAAAATGGGCAAGCCAATTTGAAAAAAATGCAGAGAAGTGGGAGAAGAATTTTGAAATGAAAATGGAAATAAACGAGGAGGAGCTGGAAAAGTCTATGGAGAAATGGGCAGAAAGCTTTGGGAAAGATATGGAAGCCTGGGGCGAATCTTTTGGCGCACAAATGGAAGCTCGTTTTGGAGAAGATGAAAAAGGGAAAAGTAAAGTGATAGTTTTAAATAATTCTAAGGCTAAAAAAACCATTAAGGTGAAAATGCCCAAAAACGCTAAACTAAAGCTTGATGTTCGTCACGGAGAGGTTAAACTTTCTGGAAGCACTAATAATTTGCGAGCAGATCTTTCTCATAGTAAACTTAACGCCGATAGGATAAATGGGAAAAACACCAATGTTGAAGCAGCCTATACGCCCGTGAATATCAACTATTGGTCTTACGGAATTATGGATGCCAAGTATGTAAAGAACTTTAAAATTAATAAAGTTAAAAGCATTAAACTCACTTCAAATTCAAGCAATGTGAATATCAATGAGCTGCAAGATACCGGAATCTTGTCGGGGAATTTTGGTGAACTCAATATTGTAAGCCTTGGCCCTAATTTTAAAAACCTGGATATAAATTTAGAGAATAGCGATTTAGAATTAGGTTTGCCTTCTTCGGCGTTTAACTTTATGTATAGCGGCACGCAAAGTGATATTAAGCATCCTAATGCTTTGAAGCTAACAAGCAGTGAGTCTTACGATAATAAAAAACTTAGTGGGTATCATAAATCAAAAGATGCAGGTGGGAATATTAGTATTAAAGCTAATTTTAGCGAAGTCTTGTTAAATTAG
- a CDS encoding RNA polymerase sigma factor, with translation MIQHKLIEACKNNDRRAQLKLYNQYCQGMHYVALRFLKDPFEAEDAMQEAFIKAFAKLQQFTGEVTFGAWLKRIVINKCIDKLKAKKMELVAINEQVLSSAEEDDNWQVDDGIGMEEIKQSMENLPEKYKYPLMLFLMEGYDHEEISEILNISPVASRTLVHRGKKKLQQELKTIKNGTGY, from the coding sequence ATGATACAGCATAAATTAATAGAAGCCTGTAAAAATAATGATCGCAGGGCGCAGCTTAAGCTCTATAATCAATACTGCCAGGGAATGCATTATGTGGCCTTACGTTTTTTGAAAGATCCGTTTGAAGCGGAAGACGCGATGCAGGAAGCTTTTATAAAAGCCTTTGCTAAGCTGCAACAATTTACGGGAGAAGTCACTTTTGGCGCCTGGCTTAAGCGCATTGTAATTAACAAATGCATAGACAAGTTAAAGGCGAAAAAAATGGAGTTAGTGGCCATAAACGAGCAGGTACTAAGCAGCGCAGAAGAAGACGATAATTGGCAGGTAGATGATGGTATTGGGATGGAAGAAATAAAGCAAAGTATGGAAAACCTGCCGGAGAAATATAAATATCCGTTGATGTTGTTCTTAATGGAAGGTTATGATCACGAAGAAATATCAGAGATTTTAAATATCAGTCCGGTAGCCTCGCGGACGTTAGTACACAGAGGTAAGAAAAAATTGCAGCAAGAATTAAAGACTATAAAAAATGGCACAGGATATTAG